In the Uranotaenia lowii strain MFRU-FL chromosome 1, ASM2978415v1, whole genome shotgun sequence genome, CTTAAATGTTGAAGCAAAAATGATTTATATGAAGATTCCCAACTCTTATGAAAAccgggagacaaaaaaaaataaacgccaccatcaaatatgacgacagaaatgcaactataagagcacctgcaacggttcaggcgtaaatattgggttttaagtataccagttttagcacaacTTGatattttagaatcggctaaaacacccactccccaccggtgtatgagcaaatttaaaacggaaacactttcattgcagacattcaataattgagaagaaaaactccattttattagaaaaattgcaaaagtttTGGGTTTtacggttaattgtcttaaaattaattctacgaatattctttttgacagaacaatgatttcaactattctaccaggatttcattaattaaaatgcaaaaatgacaacacaacgaggaaaaaaggtcaattgaaacaattctttaattaattcaatcaaattgctttgaatcaatggaataaggttttgttaaaatgaaatgaaaagcaatatttctttcgagttattgctgacattgataaaggaaatgagaaatgtttatcccaaaatcaaaggttttcctttgatttgttgacatttttgtttgacaaaaacttgtttctctttgaaaatttatgtatggatacagaaaaatatgctgatattgaaGAAAACTCCGAGCACTCTacacgaaactaaaaatctctcaatatctcaaataaaacaaaaattatagaacaaacaataaacatttattttacctcatcgaaaaagtattaaaattttctttacgtttatttttttttaaattttagaacgctgactggattcataagtcgtcgagcccaaatgaaaagctttttattcagTTATATTatatcgagaataatgtgacatctattatttattcttgatatggtttttattaacatcttttctcattttatgttacgtataggctaattgaagcgaaaaaaaacattgaaataatatctcaaaaagaaactattatcacactCAATGTTActcaaacatgtgtgaaagaaatcattgttggctaaaattttctcaccgtgaactaaatcggtctgtcgtataatttgaaatcctgttccaaatttgcatgaatttggaacaaaggcgtataactgttgggaatttggaaatcgataactgtgctaaaacagcaatttacgccaccggtgccagccggattgttttagcgtggtcggaaaccgtgttttgcatctaccgttgggacagccctaacaCAGCGAACACTGTTAGCTTACTCATTTATAGCAAATTTTATCACACGGTGGGAAAAGTGTACTCAATTGAGAGTTTCTAAGCACAGCAATCAAAAGCCCCATTAACAATAACTCATTTTTGCACTCAAAAATCTTTCGTGTCAGAAAGGAAGGTGCGCATGATTTCATCCGCAGCGCACGAAATGAGACTACGCACTTTAGATCTGTGGATTGTGacttttgattctaaattttaaatctcagcctgttaaactttaaataacaatcaaaatttttaaaatttattatggaATAACATTCTTCGAAATTATACACCACACTTCAGGTTACCTAAATACTATATTTGTATAATTTAGTCCAGCGGGTTCCATCATGCAAAACTTTGATTTCCGGATTTTTCTTTCCTTGCAGTCCTTAATGCTTACCTTATTTAGTTCTTGATTTTAGTTCACCGTTTTAAATTGCTTTGTACAAAATAAAGATCGCACCatagataaaaatgaaaaaaactccaTTTGCCGATAACTCAAAACAAACGACACAATATTCTTTTGTAACATAATGGAATCGATACGGAATaattaaatgatgatttttgaacaGATCTCAAACAGAGTTCAAACTCGcttaaatgatgtaaatttgatTACCCCGATTTTTACCGCGAAAGTGTTATTATATTGAGGAAATCGAAAtagctccgcgatagaggtagaacgcaacagatccaaattacggagcacacatcgactgatagccatgcgagtttcctgtacatacaggaccatatcagcagatgcagcttttgtcatcgcgggcatgattcccatcgacataactctggcggaggatatggagtgtTACAAATCAAGAGCtattagaggagtgcgtaaaattcaacgagcaacgtcaatgctcaagtggcaggagcaatgggacgcatcgaacaacgcaagatggacgcataggttaatcccgcgactttcagattgggtaaatcggaagtatggagaggtcaacttttatctgacgcagttcctttcgggtcatgggtgctttaagcaataccttcatcggtttaagcttatcagctcgccgtattgcccggaatgcgtagatacggagggatcggcagaacatgctatctttgtctgcccctgGTTCATTTCACGGCGTCAACAActccaaaatttgaacgctgaaaatattgtgagtgaaatgtgtcgcgacgaacagtcgtggcgtgctatagtcgacgaaatctcgcaaatcatacGCGATCTaataagaatcaggaaagatgatgaacggagagagcgatagagtcaaccaaatttgacaagctaacgGAAAGTTTTGGGCCTCGAATGACACTACAATTccaaagcaacgcgatcttagggcgcggtataaccctaatctggactcatacgtgtggtgggacttaaaaggtctcacgtactcagttACGATCTTTCTGCAGCGAagggaagcggagataccattcggggtggtcgtgacgggattctagcttggtagtttctcaaacagccatgccttggtggttagaaatcctacGGGAGTgaatgctgtgacgggcgcgagttactttgaaagcgttacctaaccggcacacgtctcggggtcatccgtaccagtctgaagttggcgatagaggaaaaggagaaggaggaaaacGGAGAAAGATGATAAAGGAGAAAgaccaaaattgagaaagaggaaaagggtgagatgtataagtgcatgagcacagcctaccctttgatgtagtatcatagggcgaaaccaaggggcacatctggcacacgaagacCAAGGTGGtgttagtgggacgaacccactcacggcagcaaacacccggctgttatggtttgaattcaaatttccatcttgtaaaaaaaatacatgctaCGATTATTATACACAATTTgtgagaaatgttgaccttttccgtCAGAAGGTTGTGTTGATGTTTCTAGAAAGAATGTCTGTTgcaatttatatgaaaaatgttagGAGTTGGGTATCTTTGTATCTACTATCTTTGGTTGAAGGTTGAATGAGCttctattaagaaaaaaataggaaGGATCTTCCATACAATAAAACCTTCTAATTAAAAAAGTTGGCCCCTTTTTGAAACGGGAGGAGTACTTAAATATAGGAAAATTTGTACACAATCAAATAGTCATATAACCATTTGTTGTATCATatgctctcccatgccaaattgtgttccatttgcttgataaattttcaagctaTGCAAAAAATTAGAAAGGAGTCCCTTTCCAATCTCCCCACTAAAAGGaggttatttatttttctttgttaTTCTCAGGTTGTCCTCtctcacaaataaaaaaaaactgatggacAATTCGAGCATAGAgcatcaaatttggcatggaagggtaccAGCCCAAATTTGTTTCTCTTTTCTCGAATTATTCTCGAGATATGCAATTAAAATTGTATGCGACCCTCACTCCTCCTTTCATATCTTTccaatggaagaagggaggggtctcaaattaacatagaaatatttctcgtattacttaattacttacttagttttcaagttatgtaaaaaatcaaCAGAGCCCCCTCTCTTTTCCTATCTCCTAACTGGAAGAGGAGAGGGATACCAAAGATTCAGGGAAATATTTATCGTAATCTAATAGcatcccatgtcaaatttggttccatttgctccaattgtccttcagttttttttaagtttgtgatGGAGGACActtcacagcaagaaaaattcgtgtaaatttagatcgaaaacgatgcacgaaaacggaacatcgattttgatgtaaaattctatcacggtttatttttttcaaggatttaatttttgcggcgtgtaaatttagattgaaatcaatgcacgagatcggattacaaaagccgtcgtgtaaaaatacacagggatgtaaatttttaaatttattatcgtaaatattgatatttttgctaaattttcaggtttttgcttttgtctttgAATGAATACGCTCacatgtattatttttaattcacatttatttacaaaactgaaaattaaaacaccatTACGGAAAGCGTCAAgctggaattgttgttgcatccgatgattcccagcacggggaTGTTTTTACAGATCAGCGTCAGTATCTTCAAATGGTTCCGGAACATCATGATTCGGTCAGCACTTGGAcacttcaataacaaaagtttctCCGGATAATACTGCCCGGATATCAGCCTCTGCGCaaaaatctgaccttgctgtaatggagaaAAAACTTGTCAGTTTCAACCGCATTTCTTCTTCATTTCACGTATACCTATGACTTTAAAAGACTCTAGAAGTGCTGCTGTCGGTAGCTACGCCTTTGATCGACccgttttcgaataatttttcgacTTGTTTACTTTCTGTGCAAACTaacgaaatataaaaaggcagaagttaaatatttgcattcaattttaaatcaaacaaatctaattttacactgtttgtgaaataaatttcattgaccggttgatttttgcatgacgcaatgtaaaattacatcaaaatagtttatttctatcctatttttgaaaaaagtctgatattacatcaaaaggagtttaaaattacatctttttgcaattacactcaagaaaaaatagatcactcgttttttagattccgtgtacttttagaaattttttgctgtgttacATCTCTCCTACTTCCCTATTTGAAGGAGGTAGGTTACCAAATAGTCATAAAATCActtctcgttcccaaatatccttccatgccatgttcgattagttctccagttatgttaaaaatagtaTGGGAGCCACCGTCTCCGCTTCATATCTAcccactggaaagagggatggaTGCCAAACATTCATTAGAACATTTTTCGTACCATactaccatcccatgccaaatttggttccatttgcttgattagtttttgggTTATGTAACAAATTGTAAGAAAAGGGTTGACAGAAGctcctgaataaaaaattttaatgacaattttaaaattagcagTATAAAGATAACGTTGCTTATCAATAATATTCAAGATTTGTAAgattcgattggaatttttccagAAACGACCCTGACTTTTCATTGGTGAGTTCGTTTCATGTTGTCCTTTCATAAAATGCAGCGGGTCAAGTAGAAAATAACTAAATCGTTCCAAATAACTAGAACTGGTTGTACACTCTTTCGTTTCGTTTTTCATCCATTAATAGTTtgaagatatcttcaaaaattttgaatcattatatttttggtATTCGCGGAATAAGGGCTTagttttttcgtcaatttttttttaaatatgtttgctAGATAgcaaaacaaccaaaaattaCATCGGAAGACCATTAAAACACAATGTAATAGAATTGATTTAAAGTCAGTAAGCATTAAGTGGAAATATTGAACCTTGATTTGGtctttgaaaattcattgtaGGAAGTGCTTTGTCATTTATATGTTTGCATCAAAGCAgctgtttgttttatttttttgttgatatgtaTAGCTCAgccataaaattttgtattgatatAATACTCGATGGTTTGGCGGCTATTTGGCTACTATGCAAAACTAATGATTGTGATTAAAGATGCATTCTACAAAAGTTTTCAAcataggtaatttttttttaatcttaaaatcaATAACAGATCTATGTAGATGTATTTATCTTTATCAAGTGACGAAGGTCGCATATTAATTATCAAACTCAGTAGGCATTTTTCCCCGTCTGCATCCTGCCTGGCATTGCATTCACATGCAATGAAGAATGAATTCTTCGGCAAGTCAAACAAAGAAATACAATGGCCCCGAAAATGGTGCGGAGagcagttaaatttaatttaccaTTAATCGATTTGAACCATTTTTGGCCCGGTTGGTGAGCATCCGAAAAAATCAGCAGGAAAACCACAACATAACAAAAGACCATAAATACCGGCGTGGTTCCATGTTAAACGTAAGATTCTCCGCACCACAACTGACCAGGAATATATAGGTATGCTAAAAAATGCTGTATGCTGAAAGTTTGTGCTGATGAAAAAGCTGTGATGTTTCCAGCAGCTGGTAGCTTTTGTATGGACTTGAAttatgttgtattttcgcatgctgtgatgcatgATTTTTCATCTCCCTTTTGAATATGTATAAGTACAAGCTTTGGTTTAGGGTgctttttttggcattttccgTTCTCAGTCTCTGATGATGAGAGCTTCGTCTAGTGGCCACCAGGATCGTTAGAAGTTTGCCAAGCTTTGCCAACGAGAAAATTGAGCAAACTGACGAAGCTTTTGAACTATAACAGGTGAATCAAACTTGGGAGTTTTATAGCAGATTGGGTTTTTAGAGGCACAGCATTGTACTAAAACAACACTCACTTTAAACAAAGTATTTCGGGAATGCGTgaatattttaaagtatttatttCACAAAAGTTGCGCTTGAAATTAGAAGGAATTGTATCTGGGTATTTTcatacagcatttttttttattcatgcattaTAAAATAGATGAGGTAtaaaggggagataagggcagaATGATGGTCGTTACATCATAGTCGATTTTCTAACTGGCTGAAACTTGGAAAAAGTagttaaaaacgtttaaaaatgcacaatttttttttagccgaaagctgaaaatgaGCCACGGTAGGGCGTAATGAGAATTCCCCTGGGGTAGTTTAAGTACCTTTAAGGGGCCGtacagataccacgtggacagaaaaattagCCCTCCTCCCCCTctgtggacaagcgtggacatttgacaAGCTCCTACCTCTCTCCCTCGGATGTCCAtgtggacagatttgaattttttttttctaaaacttattTGACAGTAAGACAACACCACTTTTggccatgatttttttcttttattttcatgcgcataaaaaaaaattacaacacaataagtttgtttgtttgttttggcaaataaagtgaatcaatccgagcaaaatcaaggttttttcaGTGAATTCCTGGCTTTactggacttttttttttctaaccggATAATTTAGGAACCTTACTCTTACATACACAGATATACACAggcttgtttttcaaaatttatctttttttaatctcaaataCCTGGTATCCGTGGGTGTTAATACTCCACCCagctgtttcatttttttttcaatatggctgaacgtgcgatttggcatatgagacTATCATATTTAACTGGTCATGctgttactttaaaatttggtcaaaaccacgcaattatttaactaaaatcaagaaaaaaaaccatttagaaaaaaaattgcattaaaacaCATTTAACAcgttccaccgtgacgtgaaatcgtttttcctgacttttctgaactgttatcattctagaagtcaaccaatttacttgaaaatgagaaaaaatgtagcaaacgattttaaatttaatatcctTCAAAATGGATATAATTTGGtaattgcaaaatttaagttgtttttgttgtgatcgattacttttgtgaagtgaattcacgctagatttgatcatttttgactttggtttcctgttctctctgtggaaatagaataccAACGTCTTGGAAtaagttgtagaaaaaacaatTACCTACAATTTGATGTGCGTAACTTCTCTATTGAATAATatcgaacgaagttatgctcatttgaagttgtgacgtgaattcactcagtttaaacagaacagggtagttgactgaattcacgtcacgaaatataaagttatactgagGTTATACTGAACAATTCTttggagccttcaaattttatgtacacttttgttgttgttccgacttttacaatcctaaattttcagtatctgcacttaactttttccttattttgattggcacttgaatagcaacatattgagggatcatatgttaaaattactactgtcttcatttaaagattcacaaaaatttttttttatttttttcaatctttttgtatttttatttaaaaaaaataaacttattaaaaaaattcaactaaatGATGCtctatttgtaaaaatccgaccatctggagggtcaaaacagctttcagaacatatttttcatataaaatttaacaaaaaatcaaattttgtgacgtgaattcactcattcgcgctgttgtaactcagctagattccaaccgatttctataaattttggtgttttagaatcttcttatcattttcaaagaaaatctcattttttttatttaaaaaaatgtcagagTTTTcccgtaaaattaaaaacttccctttttttgtgacttgaattcactcatttgcgactgtttttgttcgctttcttaaccaactacattggataaaaacaaattctacattctacaaaatgaagccgtgttttttggcttctgaacatactaaaaatatttccaaaaaaaaatcatccatatattaaaattaacgattttgtaaaagttgtcaaaaacaccactttttccaacaaaaaaactgattttaaaaatcatccataacatgtgtaaataaacttttttctcttttttccgttggttttgtgtgatttgaattatcaaaattatagaaaattttgagattttttgatacgcgaacggataaaaatcacttttgagcggtacaagtgcgtggaatgtgtcctatgtgttttcacttgccccaataaatggaacAAATGTATactatatttctttttgtcaacataactaatatttatttttttaaaattactttttttcagaaaatatgaaagttgaactgtggtgatattcttttgcatttgccccggtgcaggtactatcggcttctgagaaattttggggacaaaacactagcgccaaaataATATTGACGAATTAGACTTTAACcattaattcgaaaattttaacagcatgCTTTGGAGTTTTTGTTTACACCACAATCGATGAAGctccattattattttttccgttTGGGAGTGATTCAAGTTTCGATGAAATCTGGCAGCAACGTTCCGGACTTCAGCGCTTCCCGGGAAAAGAATGATCTGGGCTTCCTGACGTTCGATCTCAATAAATTGTTCAACTGGAGTGTGAAGCAACTATTCTTGTATCTGACGGCCGAATACCAGACGGAACAGAACGAGCTCAATCAGGTGGTCCTGTGGAACAAAATCATCCTGCGAGGCAAAAACACTTTGCTGAACTTCAAGAACATGATCACCGAGAACTACTTCTGGGACGATAGCAATGGGTTGAAGTGAGTTTCgaacttttaaaagatttttggttttcaatctgaaaatttgattttgtgttTCAGGGGCAACAGAACGTGACGACGACCCTTTCCGGGAACATCGTTCCAAATGCAGGACTGATTCCGAATGTATTTGCTCATGGACATCATTGGTTCAAGTTCTCGGAAACCTTCATGCTGCTCTAAAgaactacaaaaattatttcaaaaaagctACCAGAATTTATCGGTGATTATAAAAAAGCTCAAAGAAAAACGAATCGATACTAAAATAAACCACCGAAGGATTCGTTTTCCGCCGAACTGCAGCTGACCATGCAGCTTTCCCATTTATTCCATtctaataaatttgatttttgtttgcaaatttgagcTGCCTATCTTAACATGATCAATCATCAATGAAAAACCATCTGCAGGAACATCTGCTTTAAATGATCCCTAGAACCGTATGCACTTATTCCTTATTTCTTCAATTATGTGTGTTCAGTTGAAAGGAGAAAATGTTCGaaataaaacgaaatttgaaattatttgttttcaattttctccagAATCTGCCCTATTGACAAACTCAGTGTTCACCGATGCCTCGCTTGAACGGACAGCCGAAAGAAATCCATTCCATCCAACGAAccaggcaaaaaaaaagttgagccAAAGTTT is a window encoding:
- the LOC129753225 gene encoding signal peptidase complex subunit 3-like yields the protein MKLHYYFFRLGVIQVSMKSGSNVPDFSASREKNDLGFLTFDLNKLFNWSVKQLFLYLTAEYQTEQNELNQVVLWNKIILRGKNTLLNFKNMITENYFWDDSNGLKGNRT